A genomic stretch from Candidatus Eisenbacteria bacterium includes:
- a CDS encoding aminotransferase DegT — MAPADTGARVDLRVRTGNPPALALRIQIPASSKSEGAVETGGEVKPRIPFIQPLTPGDFLGARRETLASIAPPGTRHQLYYLARNAIWHGVRALGLKEGDEVLVPAYCHGVEIDVLLALGLKLRRFRIDASVRLDPSEIARLISRDTRAIYVTHYWGFPQPIEAIRNLADGHGLPLIEDCALSMFSKSGDRLLGTFGSMAIYCIYKTLPVPHGGVLVLNRDSLPMPAAPIPPDRTSTAAYCVHRGLDWLELRWGEPGHRVAELARSVARALKGWSKHAPVLVDTNRLDPRFLDLGISPLVSYLISRADAEAIARRRRENYACLLKHLDPQVRVVHPDLPAGVCPHSFPILAQDKESLQARMQEEGIETINFWSRTHPAISEESFPEIGFLRRHVLEIPVHQRLHPGHMKYMAHTLNRVARWT; from the coding sequence CTGGCTCCCGCGGACACGGGAGCACGAGTGGATCTTCGTGTACGGACGGGGAATCCTCCCGCGCTTGCACTACGCATACAAATTCCAGCTTCGTCCAAGAGTGAAGGCGCTGTTGAAACGGGCGGGGAAGTGAAGCCAAGGATCCCGTTCATCCAGCCGCTTACTCCCGGGGATTTCCTGGGCGCCAGACGAGAAACGTTGGCATCCATCGCGCCGCCAGGCACGCGACACCAACTCTACTACCTGGCGCGAAACGCGATTTGGCACGGAGTCCGGGCGCTCGGGCTCAAGGAGGGGGATGAGGTGCTGGTGCCCGCGTATTGCCACGGGGTGGAAATCGACGTGCTCCTCGCGCTCGGGCTCAAGCTCCGCCGCTTCCGGATCGATGCCTCGGTGCGCCTCGACCCCTCGGAGATCGCCCGGCTCATCTCCCGCGACACGCGGGCGATCTACGTCACTCATTACTGGGGCTTTCCTCAACCGATCGAAGCCATCCGAAACCTGGCGGATGGCCACGGTCTGCCTCTAATCGAGGACTGTGCTCTCTCCATGTTTTCCAAGTCCGGAGACAGACTCCTGGGCACATTTGGCAGCATGGCGATCTATTGCATCTACAAGACGCTGCCGGTTCCCCATGGAGGGGTCCTTGTGCTCAACCGGGACTCCCTGCCGATGCCGGCGGCACCGATACCGCCCGATCGCACATCGACCGCCGCCTATTGCGTCCACCGCGGTCTCGACTGGTTGGAGTTGAGATGGGGGGAGCCGGGGCACCGGGTTGCCGAGCTGGCCCGTTCCGTGGCCCGAGCCCTCAAGGGATGGAGCAAGCATGCGCCGGTGTTGGTCGACACGAACCGCCTGGATCCCCGTTTCCTCGACCTCGGCATCTCACCCCTGGTGTCGTACCTGATCTCGCGAGCCGACGCCGAGGCAATCGCGCGTCGACGCAGAGAGAATTACGCCTGCCTGCTGAAGCACCTCGATCCTCAAGTCCGCGTGGTCCACCCCGATCTGCCTGCCGGGGTCTGCCCCCACTCCTTTCCGATCCTCGCGCAGGACAAGGAATCGCTCCAAGCGAGGATGCAGGAGGAGGGGATCGAGACCATAAATTTTTGGTCTCGGACCCACCCCGCCATCTCCGAGGAGTCCTTTCCCGAGATCGGGTTTCTCAGGCGGCACGTCCTCGAAATCCCGGTTCATCAGAGGCTTCACCCGGGGCACATGAAATACATGGCCCATACCTTGAACCGGGTGGCCCGGTGGACATGA
- a CDS encoding GNAT family N-acetyltransferase has protein sequence MLNRSLRTTAKTALRRKDPEDEVIEPASRSLKKEIGGRDGFARATRPPTSLVASLCRSTEEFSLLADEWDGLLERSRSHSVFLSWGWLYAWWRQFGGGRELALILVRDPAGQLVGIAPFCLERRGRIPSVRVVSFLGTERVSSEYLDVIADPAREEDVLAAVWHALMGEGKNWDWLRLTDLLESSLVLRHLRPLCEQAGYRTVLSNSEVCPYLTLPPTAEALPKCLGPNMRGNVKRKIQKLREIGADLVPLETVEEMKSALPTLFDLHAKRWAARRLRGNFWDPRVRAFHAEAVPALARRGRIRLFELRVDRRPIAFQYALRFRDTFFLYQVGFDPLTPDPRLKQTQYSPGVALIGLCLEDAVREGLREADFLRGGEGYKLEWTKSSRTTSCLTAVTPGRWGAAFRLEAERLDRSLRTIVKKVLRRQGADVSL, from the coding sequence ATGCTGAACCGGAGCCTGCGAACGACCGCGAAAACGGCGCTGCGCCGAAAAGATCCCGAGGACGAAGTGATCGAACCGGCATCGAGGAGCCTCAAGAAGGAGATCGGGGGCCGAGATGGGTTTGCGCGGGCGACACGCCCTCCTACGAGTCTTGTTGCGAGCCTATGCCGAAGCACCGAGGAATTTTCCCTTCTGGCGGACGAATGGGACGGGCTCCTGGAGCGGAGTCGATCCCATTCCGTGTTCTTGAGCTGGGGATGGCTCTATGCCTGGTGGCGCCAGTTCGGAGGCGGGCGAGAGCTCGCTCTGATCCTCGTCCGGGATCCCGCGGGGCAGCTTGTGGGGATCGCGCCGTTCTGCCTCGAGCGCCGGGGGAGGATTCCTTCGGTCCGGGTGGTTTCCTTTCTGGGAACGGAGCGGGTCAGCTCGGAATACTTGGACGTGATCGCGGACCCGGCACGCGAGGAAGATGTTCTGGCGGCGGTGTGGCATGCCCTCATGGGGGAGGGGAAGAATTGGGACTGGCTCCGGCTCACGGACCTGCTCGAGTCGTCCCTGGTTCTGCGGCATCTCAGGCCCCTGTGCGAGCAGGCGGGCTACCGAACGGTCCTGTCCAACTCGGAGGTCTGCCCCTATTTGACCCTTCCACCCACGGCGGAGGCGCTCCCGAAGTGCTTGGGACCGAATATGAGGGGAAACGTCAAACGCAAGATTCAAAAGCTTCGTGAGATCGGAGCGGACCTCGTTCCCCTCGAAACCGTGGAGGAAATGAAGTCCGCGTTGCCGACCCTCTTCGATCTCCACGCGAAGCGCTGGGCCGCCCGGCGGCTCCGCGGGAACTTCTGGGATCCCCGCGTTCGCGCTTTTCACGCGGAGGCCGTTCCTGCCCTCGCGCGCCGCGGCAGGATTCGTCTCTTCGAGCTCCGCGTCGATCGCCGCCCGATCGCGTTCCAATACGCGCTTCGCTTTCGGGACACCTTTTTCCTGTATCAGGTCGGCTTCGATCCGCTTACTCCGGACCCGCGTCTCAAACAAACTCAATACAGTCCGGGTGTGGCGTTGATCGGGCTCTGCCTGGAAGACGCCGTACGAGAAGGCCTCCGGGAGGCTGATTTCCTGCGCGGAGGGGAGGGCTACAAGCTCGAATGGACCAAATCCTCGAGAACGACTTCGTGCCTGACGGCCGTCACCCCCGGCCGCTGGGGCGCCGCGTTCCGATTGGAGGCGGAGAGGCTGGACCGGAGTCTACGAACGATCGTGAAAAAGGTGCTGCGCCGCCAGGGTGCCGATGTCTCGCTATGA
- a CDS encoding GNAT family N-acetyltransferase, with amino-acid sequence MSRYESALTSEPHDPVSVEVDWYDRLEHIEALEPAWRSLEKCVGSRMIFAGPDFVIPWYRHFCGSGWTPLLGTACAGGRLVGLAPLVMWNGSLGKVPLRRVDFAGHQWDAGEFLAEENAPRPAGALLEALAQRRKFDVLCFGGFEPQSRILGELRDAAARVGFPAITKSYAYATVDLRGGFEAYCRSMTNNFRRNLRRHRSKVESAGVPGLDRFLPPQPIGALPEYLERVFRIQERSWKARMGPPSPRHRGFFDESVRRFAERGMIDIGILTIDGEDAAFLVGVVERGVYYDFNISFDSRFENLSPGTYLLHEILRTLPDAGVHTVVSHGDHEYKRRWATGLVPQTRVFFFGSGPRAVLARATRFMLPAAWRSLRRRSARAASKDPGSQRWTRS; translated from the coding sequence ATGTCTCGCTATGAATCGGCGTTGACTTCCGAGCCTCACGACCCCGTTTCGGTCGAGGTGGATTGGTACGACCGACTCGAGCACATCGAGGCGCTCGAACCCGCTTGGCGAAGCCTCGAAAAGTGCGTGGGATCCCGGATGATTTTCGCGGGTCCGGATTTCGTCATTCCCTGGTACCGCCATTTCTGCGGCTCCGGATGGACTCCCCTCCTGGGAACCGCGTGCGCGGGCGGCCGGCTGGTCGGGCTGGCACCCCTCGTGATGTGGAACGGATCGCTGGGGAAGGTCCCGCTCCGCCGCGTTGATTTCGCCGGGCACCAGTGGGATGCGGGGGAGTTCCTTGCGGAGGAAAACGCTCCGCGACCGGCGGGCGCCCTGCTGGAGGCCCTCGCGCAGCGGAGGAAGTTCGACGTTCTTTGTTTCGGAGGATTCGAGCCCCAGTCCAGGATACTGGGAGAGCTTCGCGACGCGGCGGCTCGCGTCGGATTTCCGGCGATCACGAAGAGCTATGCCTATGCGACTGTCGACCTGCGTGGCGGATTCGAAGCGTATTGCCGTTCCATGACCAACAACTTCCGGCGGAATCTGAGACGGCACAGGTCCAAGGTGGAGTCCGCGGGCGTGCCGGGCCTGGATCGCTTTCTCCCGCCTCAGCCGATCGGAGCGTTGCCCGAATACCTGGAGCGCGTGTTCCGGATCCAGGAACGCAGCTGGAAGGCCCGAATGGGACCGCCTTCTCCACGGCACCGCGGTTTTTTCGACGAGTCGGTCCGTCGCTTTGCGGAGCGGGGGATGATCGACATCGGCATTCTGACAATCGATGGAGAAGACGCCGCGTTTCTCGTGGGGGTTGTCGAGCGAGGTGTTTACTATGATTTCAACATCTCCTTCGACTCGAGATTCGAGAACCTCTCTCCCGGCACGTATCTGTTACATGAAATCTTGAGAACGCTCCCGGACGCCGGTGTGCATACCGTGGTCTCCCACGGAGACCACGAGTACAAGCGTCGCTGGGCCACCGGTCTTGTTCCGCAGACGCGGGTATTTTTCTTCGGGTCGGGCCCGCGGGCCGTCCTTGCGCGGGCGACCAGATTCATGCTCCCCGCCGCATGGAGGAGCCTCCGCCGACGATCCGCTCGAGCGGCGTCCAAAGATCCGGGTAGCCAGAGATGGACGCGATCGTAG
- a CDS encoding glycosyltransferase, which produces MDAIVATGSERGPRRDAASRRPLRVMHVVNALGVAGLEYGVIKICNGLDPTLFEPSVCSIRFEGDGAREILHSRIPSFQLDRGPGEDFRVVPRLAELLQRQRIDILHSHNWLTCFYALAAAYLARTPVVIHGEHGRDELEVPAERLGRRRLLAQRARHLVTVSENLRMEMINRWLLPGERITSIPNGVDLAAFGSDYDCDSLRREFNLEPSHRVILNIGRIEPIKDHATLLEAFARVHQRRPECRLLLVGKGERAGLESQTAALGIRSTVLFAGLRREIPPILRMSAVYVNSSRFEGMSNTILEAMASRLPVVATAVGGNPELVRDGRTGYLVPPGDPASMADRLERLLGDPNLSAEMGREARRIVETHHSLDGMIRAYAELYTSVWQRRSLERHAPIAERLRLAAAGVLCRARRRPPRSPRTPPRLIILAYHRVLPLSEALRYPFPGMVLAKDLFEAQMWHLSRRYNVLPLGRAIRSLQTGDLPEGAVALTFDDGYADNYEHAWPILERCGLPATFFLVTRAVDRELVLWWDEVAAVVERLATGGAAAKAVDLVRLPKPVGEILSALDHGASAQTVCLRLVRALNGTPREGRTSVLERLGIPQPRVDGDRPNIMMTWAQVQEMRASGAEFGAHTEAHEFLDETDPLTTRREIGGSVRTITERLGARVTLFAYPSGRFSPSVLPALREAGIEAAVTTEGGWNGPGQDLYRLKRMDAGFASTRTRFSRSLFDAEVQGVFNPIRKLAEGLISQRIDA; this is translated from the coding sequence ATGGACGCGATCGTAGCCACGGGGTCCGAACGGGGACCGCGGCGGGACGCCGCCTCGCGTCGGCCGCTTCGAGTGATGCACGTAGTGAATGCCCTGGGGGTCGCAGGCCTGGAATACGGGGTGATCAAGATCTGCAACGGGCTGGACCCCACCCTGTTTGAGCCGAGCGTCTGCAGCATCCGCTTCGAGGGAGACGGGGCGCGGGAGATTCTCCATAGCCGTATCCCGAGCTTCCAGCTCGACAGGGGGCCGGGCGAGGATTTTCGGGTGGTGCCTCGCCTGGCCGAGCTTCTTCAACGCCAGCGGATCGATATCCTCCATTCTCACAATTGGCTGACGTGCTTCTACGCCCTCGCCGCCGCCTACCTCGCCAGGACTCCCGTCGTGATCCATGGCGAGCACGGCCGCGACGAGCTGGAGGTTCCAGCCGAGCGTCTGGGCCGGAGACGCCTCCTGGCGCAGCGGGCGCGTCACCTTGTGACCGTGTCGGAGAATCTCCGCATGGAGATGATCAATCGGTGGCTGCTTCCAGGGGAACGGATCACCTCCATCCCCAACGGAGTGGACTTGGCCGCCTTCGGGTCCGACTACGATTGCGATTCCCTCCGGCGTGAATTCAATCTCGAGCCGTCCCACCGCGTCATCCTGAACATCGGCCGGATTGAACCCATCAAGGATCACGCGACGCTTCTCGAGGCCTTCGCGAGGGTGCACCAGCGCCGCCCGGAATGCCGCCTGCTCCTCGTCGGGAAAGGAGAGCGCGCGGGTCTGGAGTCCCAGACAGCCGCCCTGGGAATCCGGAGCACCGTTCTGTTCGCCGGCCTCCGGCGGGAGATTCCCCCGATTCTTCGAATGAGCGCGGTCTACGTTAACTCATCGCGCTTCGAGGGAATGTCGAACACCATTCTCGAGGCGATGGCCTCCCGGCTTCCGGTGGTGGCGACGGCCGTGGGCGGCAACCCGGAGCTCGTTCGCGACGGTCGAACGGGCTATCTGGTTCCGCCGGGAGACCCGGCCTCGATGGCGGACCGTCTGGAGCGACTCCTGGGGGACCCGAACCTGAGCGCGGAGATGGGTCGCGAGGCCCGGCGAATCGTGGAGACCCACCACTCCCTCGATGGAATGATTCGTGCCTACGCGGAGCTCTACACCAGCGTGTGGCAACGACGGTCCCTCGAGCGACACGCTCCCATCGCGGAGCGGCTGCGGCTGGCGGCGGCGGGCGTCCTCTGTCGTGCGCGGCGGCGACCGCCCAGGAGTCCGCGGACACCGCCGCGGCTGATCATTCTTGCCTACCATCGGGTCCTCCCCCTGTCGGAGGCGCTCCGGTACCCATTCCCGGGAATGGTCCTTGCTAAGGATCTCTTCGAAGCTCAGATGTGGCACCTCTCGCGGCGATACAACGTCCTGCCGTTAGGACGCGCGATCCGTTCCCTCCAAACGGGTGATCTTCCCGAGGGGGCGGTCGCGCTTACCTTTGACGACGGCTACGCCGACAACTACGAACACGCATGGCCCATTCTGGAGCGGTGCGGGCTACCCGCGACGTTCTTCCTCGTCACCCGCGCCGTGGATCGAGAGCTCGTTCTGTGGTGGGATGAAGTCGCCGCGGTCGTGGAGCGTCTCGCCACGGGGGGAGCTGCGGCCAAGGCGGTCGATCTCGTCCGGCTCCCGAAGCCCGTGGGCGAAATTCTTTCGGCCCTCGATCATGGAGCGTCCGCGCAGACCGTGTGCCTCCGGCTGGTTCGAGCGCTCAACGGGACTCCGCGCGAGGGACGGACGAGCGTGCTGGAACGGCTCGGAATCCCGCAGCCGCGCGTGGATGGGGATCGTCCCAACATCATGATGACCTGGGCGCAGGTCCAGGAAATGCGCGCCTCCGGCGCGGAGTTCGGCGCCCACACGGAAGCACACGAATTCCTCGACGAGACGGACCCGCTGACGACGCGACGCGAGATCGGCGGCAGCGTCCGGACGATCACCGAGCGTCTGGGGGCCCGAGTGACGCTCTTTGCCTACCCCAGCGGACGCTTCTCGCCTTCGGTTCTTCCCGCGCTCCGCGAAGCCGGAATCGAGGCCGCGGTGACCACCGAGGGGGGGTGGAATGGCCCGGGACAGGACCTCTACCGGCTGAAGAGGATGGACGCGGGATTCGCATCCACCCGGACGCGATTCTCGCGCAGCCTATTCGATGCCGAGGTGCAGGGAGTCTTCAATCCAATCCGAAAACTCGCAGAGGGACTGATCTCACAGAGGATCGACGCCTGA
- a CDS encoding polysaccharide biosynthesis protein has protein sequence MMRRTLTERAGVLAGGNALNILALFFMPLILTRILSKELFGIYNQATLMGNILYPIFTAGIAASIYYFHASLEPARRPTLIAQSIAGFFCLGLVAAALLYSGSGPIAGLFHNPGASPVLRAYSLYLFFFIAGDVLFPYLVLFDHIRWAVLAGLLEALLRYPAVLLAVHFGFGLPGIFIGLAALMALKYALTLGFLTRKVRWQDLRPRPGLISAQVRYAAPLGVSNAIGTLGQYANRAVAAGGLTATQYAVYTVGSIQFPVSSIFNKAIRPILREEFSRAGSEGRHADIVAVWRESVRKQSLIVNPLFAFLMLFAGPVIEVLYTSAYLESVPVFRVLLVLLLQTVVSFSIIPESLGRTDITLRASAISLIVSLGLSLVLIRPLGLLGPAIAIVAATYLNGWYSMGWVRRLTGVSYRHLFPWQEMGRILGVSMASAAAAYPALWAPLPLMARLGGAGVLFSAVYLFAALRLKLLTHEDRAFLRQVFERLRVPRPLLRILDHATQER, from the coding sequence GTGATGCGGCGGACTCTGACGGAGCGGGCGGGTGTGCTCGCGGGTGGGAACGCGCTGAACATCCTCGCGCTGTTCTTCATGCCGCTGATTTTGACGCGGATCCTGAGCAAGGAGCTCTTTGGGATTTACAACCAGGCCACGCTCATGGGGAATATTCTCTATCCGATCTTCACGGCCGGTATCGCGGCAAGCATCTACTATTTCCACGCCAGCCTGGAGCCCGCGCGGAGACCAACCCTGATCGCCCAGAGCATTGCCGGGTTCTTCTGCCTGGGCCTCGTGGCGGCGGCTCTGCTTTATTCCGGATCGGGTCCGATCGCCGGGCTGTTCCACAACCCCGGGGCATCGCCCGTCCTGCGGGCCTACAGCCTCTATCTTTTTTTCTTCATCGCCGGAGATGTGCTCTTTCCGTACCTCGTGCTCTTCGACCACATTCGATGGGCCGTCCTGGCGGGGCTGTTGGAGGCGCTTCTCCGATATCCGGCGGTCCTGCTTGCGGTGCACTTCGGATTCGGGCTGCCAGGGATCTTCATCGGGCTCGCCGCTCTCATGGCCTTGAAGTACGCCCTGACGCTTGGCTTCCTAACGCGAAAGGTTCGTTGGCAGGACCTCCGCCCGCGGCCCGGGTTGATTTCCGCCCAGGTACGGTACGCGGCCCCTCTCGGCGTCTCCAACGCCATCGGCACGCTGGGCCAATACGCCAACCGGGCCGTGGCCGCGGGCGGACTCACCGCGACCCAATACGCGGTCTACACGGTAGGAAGCATCCAATTTCCGGTGTCCTCTATTTTCAACAAGGCGATCCGGCCGATCCTTCGCGAGGAATTCTCGCGCGCGGGGTCGGAGGGGCGTCATGCCGACATCGTCGCCGTGTGGAGGGAATCGGTTCGAAAGCAGTCGTTGATCGTGAACCCGCTGTTCGCGTTTCTGATGCTCTTTGCGGGTCCCGTGATCGAGGTGCTTTACACGTCCGCCTACCTGGAGAGCGTCCCGGTGTTCCGAGTTCTCCTCGTCCTGCTCCTCCAGACCGTCGTGAGCTTCAGCATCATACCCGAGTCCCTCGGAAGAACCGACATCACGCTGCGAGCCTCGGCCATCTCCCTGATCGTGAGCCTCGGGCTGAGCCTCGTCCTCATCCGGCCCCTCGGCCTCCTTGGACCGGCGATCGCCATCGTCGCCGCGACGTATCTGAACGGGTGGTACTCGATGGGTTGGGTTCGGCGCCTCACGGGCGTTTCCTATCGGCACCTATTCCCGTGGCAGGAGATGGGGCGCATTTTGGGGGTATCGATGGCGAGCGCGGCCGCGGCTTATCCGGCCCTCTGGGCGCCGCTTCCTCTGATGGCGCGTCTCGGAGGGGCGGGGGTCTTGTTCTCGGCGGTCTACCTCTTTGCGGCCCTGCGCTTGAAGCTTCTCACCCATGAAGACCGCGCCTTTCTCCGGCAGGTTTTCGAGCGGCTTCGTGTTCCGCGCCCACTCCTGCGAATCCTCGATCACGCCACACAGGAGCGCTGA